DNA sequence from the Parachlamydia acanthamoebae genome:
AAGCCCGTTTCCACACAATATTTAATCTTAGGAATTTTAAAAACTTTGTACAAAACACATTTTCAGCAGGCTCTAGCAAAAGCCCAGAATCGTCAAGATATTTTCAATAAGGTCAATGGCACAGATGAAGTCTTTAAAATCCTTCAGCAAGAGCAGTACAGCACGTGGAAATTGCTCAGCCTGCATCAAAAAGAAAGAGAACAATTTGAAAAGAAAAGAATCAAATACCTGATCCCCGATTATGCCTTCTAAAGCTATGGAATCGGGGTTTTCATTAATTTGAAGACATCATTAATAGAGTTCAACCAAACATAGGAGTCTTTAACCATTTGTGTGGTCAAAAGATTCCATCCAAAGCAAATCACTCCAAGACCTAAAAGTGATTTTAGCGGCATCCCCAAAAACGTAATTTGTACTTGTGGAGCCAAGCGATTCACAATCCCTAAAAACACATCTGTCATTAAAATGGCCAACAAAGCTGGTGTTGCTAGCTGAATGGAGACCACCATCACTTTGTTTAATAGTTCAATTTGAGTCTTTCGAAAAGGTGATGCAGCATCAAAAAAGTTCGGATTGATGAACTGGTCCGGAGGAACAATTTCATAGGAAGTAAAAATAGCATCGATGAATAGAAAAGGAATATCTACGACCCAAAATAGAAAAATCAATACCATGTTTAGTAGTGTGCCCACCGGAGACGATTGGTTTTGAATAGTAGGGTCATTGACCATCAAACTCGCACCGCCGCGTTGATGATCGATAATCATTCCCGCGTTTTGAACAATACTAAACGGTATGCTGATAATAAAACCTAAGATAAACCCAATCAAAATTTCCTTAAATAGAAGCAACAGCGCATTGAAATTGAATCCAATGGGAGTGGTTGTCAGCAAAAGCATTTGTGGGAAAAAAATTACAAACAAAGAAATCGCCAATGACACTTTAACGGGGTGCGGCAAAACACGCGCTCCCAAAAAAGGGGACTGGGCAATAATGGGAAACATTCTAGCTAAAAATAGCAAAAAAATCGTCAATACCCCTTCGACTTCTCCAGTGGCAAGCGCACTGTTCAAAAAAACAGAGATATAAGCTTCTTGTTGAATTTCAGGCATGGTGATTGACTTTTATTTGGCTCATTATTGTGTCGCTAAGCTCCATTCAGGGAAATGCTGAAAGATATTAGAAGCAAATGTCATAATTTGAGCTCCCAACCACCCACCTAAGAACATCAATGTCAGTGTCACAGCGCATAACTTGACTGTAAAGGAAAGGGTCTGCTCTTGAATCTGCGTCGCAGCCTGGAAAATCGCGACCAAAATTCCAAAAAACATACTCACCAAGATTGGAGGAGCTGATAAAATTAAAATCAGCAACAAGCCTTGATAAGCTAATTGAATGACCTGCGTTGCATGCATTTTAAAGTACTCCTTCGTTTTTAGCGGAAAGTATTGACCAATCCATCAATGAGCAAAGTCCAACCATCTAACATGACAAGAAGAAAAAGTTTGAGTGGCATTGAAATGGTCACGGGAGAAAGCATCATCATCCCCATGGCGAGCAAAATGTTAGAGGTCACAAGGTCAATCACAAAGAATGGAATGTAGATCAATACCCCGATTTCAAATGCATCTTTCAGCTGGCTAGTAATATAGGCTGGGACCACAATCATAAAATCATCCGGCTTCAAGGTTGCTCGATAATTTTCCGGCAGAATTCGATAAGCCATCCGATAGAACAAAGCTTGGTGCTTAACACTTGAATTCCGCTTTAAAAACATTCTTAAAGGCTCCTTAGAAGCATCTGCTACATCCACAATGTACTTAGAAGATTCGACTGAAACTAACGAATCTGGAGCTCGCGTTGATTCAATCACACTTTGTGCTGCATCGTACATCTTTAATACAGTGGGATACATAATAAACAAGCTAAGCATAAAGGCCACACCATTGATAATCTGGTTTGGTGGCGCTTGTTGAACTCCCAGAGCACTTCGTAAAAGGGAAAGCACAATCACAATTTTAAGGAAGGAGGTCAAAATCATGATAATAAAAGGCAATAACGACAGAATAGTCAAAACAATCGCCTGAGTGATAAGCGATGGACGCTTGATGTCATCCATTCCACCCTGATTATTCAAAAGCTGTTCTGTCACGCTTTGCTTTTTAGGTAAATTCCTTGTTGAAGGATTCGAAGTAGAAGATGCTCGAGGCACTGCTGGTGTTGCGGAAGGAGCTGGAATAGTGGGTTGTCTAGGAATAGCTCCTGAAGTTGGTGCAGGAGTTGTTTGCGCCAATAGAAGGTCTTGCGAAGCAAAACCCGATGATCCACCCACAAGCAGCAGGAAAGCAAGAAACGGGAGAAAGATTTTATAAAAAGAACATTCCATAAAAACCATTGATTTGCCTTCTTTTTATCTTGTGTAACGCTTAAGAGCTTTTTGTGGCTTCTTCATTTTCTACTTTTTTTAAGGAAGGCTTTGCCATCGATTCAAAGACTTCTTCTAACAACTTCCATCGACTCTCAATCTGGGCATTAATAATTCCTCTCTCGGTCTCAATAATACAACCCCCAGGCGCAATATCATCACGCACTCCTAGCGACAGGGTTTCCAGATTCTCAAACACATCTTTGATTTTCTGTCGATTTTCATTCAAGACTTCTAAATCTTCCTTATTCACATAAATCGCAACTTTTTTATGTTGAGCTACCGCT
Encoded proteins:
- a CDS encoding EscT/YscT/HrcT family type III secretion system export apparatus protein, giving the protein MPEIQQEAYISVFLNSALATGEVEGVLTIFLLFLARMFPIIAQSPFLGARVLPHPVKVSLAISLFVIFFPQMLLLTTTPIGFNFNALLLLFKEILIGFILGFIISIPFSIVQNAGMIIDHQRGGASLMVNDPTIQNQSSPVGTLLNMVLIFLFWVVDIPFLFIDAIFTSYEIVPPDQFINPNFFDAASPFRKTQIELLNKVMVVSIQLATPALLAILMTDVFLGIVNRLAPQVQITFLGMPLKSLLGLGVICFGWNLLTTQMVKDSYVWLNSINDVFKLMKTPIP
- the sctR gene encoding type III secretion system export apparatus subunit SctR — translated: MECSFYKIFLPFLAFLLLVGGSSGFASQDLLLAQTTPAPTSGAIPRQPTIPAPSATPAVPRASSTSNPSTRNLPKKQSVTEQLLNNQGGMDDIKRPSLITQAIVLTILSLLPFIIMILTSFLKIVIVLSLLRSALGVQQAPPNQIINGVAFMLSLFIMYPTVLKMYDAAQSVIESTRAPDSLVSVESSKYIVDVADASKEPLRMFLKRNSSVKHQALFYRMAYRILPENYRATLKPDDFMIVVPAYITSQLKDAFEIGVLIYIPFFVIDLVTSNILLAMGMMMLSPVTISMPLKLFLLVMLDGWTLLIDGLVNTFR
- the sctS gene encoding type III secretion system export apparatus subunit SctS, which gives rise to MHATQVIQLAYQGLLLILILSAPPILVSMFFGILVAIFQAATQIQEQTLSFTVKLCAVTLTLMFLGGWLGAQIMTFASNIFQHFPEWSLATQ